A window of Hordeum vulgare subsp. vulgare chromosome 5H, MorexV3_pseudomolecules_assembly, whole genome shotgun sequence genomic DNA:
tgtcaagtagaccgaaacgattctgcatccactactattactccacacatcaaccaactcctccctgcatctatagtattaagttcatgaagaacagagtaacgcattaagtaatatgacatgatgtggagggataaactcaagcaatatgatgaaaaccccatctttttatcctcgatggcaacaatgcaatgtgtgcctcgctacccctactttgtcactgggtgaggacaccgcaagattgaacccaaaaataagcacttctcccattgcatgaattaccaatctagttggccaaaccaaaccaataattcgaatagacttgcaaagatatgagatcatgcatataagaattcagggaagacccaaataatattcatagataatttgacaaACACTCCGCAaaatagtattacatcggattgatcttcatgaagatcatgaagaacatggtatttaagaacaaagagagagaagaatccatctagctactaacctgtaggtctgtggtaaactatccacgcatcatcggagaggcaatggagttgatgtagataccCTCCGTgatcgaatccccctctggccgattaccgaaaaaggcttccagattggatctctcagaAAGAGAGACTttagacggcggaaaagtatttttttggtgtttctctaatattgggggaatatttgggaatttatagtacGAAGATTAGGCTTAGGAGGCGTGCAGGGGACCAACAAGCTaatgggcgcgacctacccccgtggtcgcgccctgcacgcttgtggcctccggcAGGTGtcatgcccccttctccaagtctggaaggtctctttcgttccagaaaaaataattccagagattttattctgtttggactccgtttaatattccttatctgcaatatccaaaaacaaggaaaaaacagaaactgactctaggctctagattaataggttagtcccaaaaataatgcaaaacaaaatattaatgcatataaaacatccaaaacagataatataatagcatggaacaatcaagaattatagatacgttggagacgtatcacgaacCTGCGAGGCGAGCTGAAGAAATCACTGCGCTTGAAGAAACTGCCACTGCGAGGACGACTGCAACACTCGTGCCTGAAGTATCTACTACAGCACCAAAGTATTCAATATTGAACAAAGTGACACTTCCATTTACATCTGAAGTGAAGAAAATGAAGGCTGTTGAAAAGGAagcagccaagaagagaaaggcatcaacaagTTCAGAGTCCCCTGAAGCAAAacgcttgaggactttgacaagTTGCTCAACTACAACTATTGACGCCACTCCAATCAGCACGGTACCCTCTTACCAAGTGGTGCCATTTGGTGTCGAACACATCATTccagaaggggatgaagaaatggaagatacTCGATCTGCTTCTTCCACACATCAggttgatgaagaaattgaagccgaAACAAATCCTTCAACTCCTCAAAACTCATCTCCTCTGCCTCAGCAAAGAACCAAGGCAGGCGCTGAAGAAAAATATGAGGAAGTGGACATTAGCAGCACAACTCCTGTCATCAATGGCGAATACTAGGAAGAAGCTCATCCCAACTCATCAATGACTTCTCCACTTCCACAAATTCCTCGGTCATGTGCTTTTACTGAAGAAATTCATACAGGGTCTAATAACAAACATACTCCGATGAAGTCTATCCCGAAGAATGAATTAGCTGCATCAGGTGAAGAAACTGTGAATCAAACAACCATTGAGGAAACCACTAAGGAATGGAGATATGGAAAACATTCCATGCTTTGAGCCAATCCTCAGCATTTTGTTTGAAGCTCGCCTATTAACATTCTATATGGACATCTGCGACTGGAATGAAGAACTCATTCTTAAATTCTAAGCTACTTTGCATCTCTCAAGTGAAGCATCAGATGTAAACACTTGGGTTCTGGACTGGATGACTGAAGACACAAATTACACAGCTCCTGCCACAGAATTACTTCGTGCAGTCCCAATTCCAATTCCTTTAGAAGGAGCCACATGCATCTATTATGAAACGGAGTTGCCCGATCACTTGATGCAAgtgctgatgaagcctttggctcctgGCAAACCACCAATGACCACATTCCTAGTCAATGAACTGCTCTATGTGCCCAAGACTGTATATCAGATCTTGAACAAAATCCTTAGTCCCATCAAGGGCCATAACTCTGAAGAAGAATACGttgtgggaatcatgaagaattttatattcaacatcatccatgcaattccaataaatcttcatgatttcttcatgagtactTTGGCCAAAAATGTTTTATCACCTTTTTACTTGAAGCCTTATGCGCCGTGGATTATGAAATTCATCAGGGCGAGATCCTCAATTCCCTACAAGGATGACTTTTAGAATCGCCTCAACTATTCGCCCCCACTTGAAGTCGTCAAGAAATCCTTCGAGTTGATTGAAGGCTAGGGAAAATGAGTGATTGCTGAGGGATCTCGGCCCCTTGACGGCCGATTTCGCAAGGCTGCCTCCTACTCCACAAATGATGACACTTCATCACAAGACTCGACTGCAAAAGCTAAAGCTCCTCGCGAGTCTGCCCCAGGCGTGATGACTGACCGTGAACTTCTGCTCAGTCTTCATCCAAAGgttgatcgcaatcacaagtgggtaaagcgTCAGTTTGGAGCCATTGTGCGTGATATAAATGCACTGCAAAATGCACTTCGGAAaaacactattatcttcatgaaatcttCGACCCCACATGGGTcattctgtctcacctcaagactcctgAGGAACCCGCTGGAATGGAGTTTCAGCAAGATTTTGATTGGCCCTGGCTGCCTAAGATTAAATTCAAGAAAGTTCCAGTTCCTCACTTGGTGGCTAGTTCATATTCTTCATGTGGTGAAGTTGAAGATCTTGACGACACTACTGCCGACCCAATCAAGACGCACGACCCCAACAACACtggtgctcctcctccaccaacaagttgatattcttcaggGGTGTTACTCCTCACTTtcttcccttttcgtcacttgatggcaaagagggagaaatccgagttagtcttcaagcgggtctaccttATGGACTTTTGAACTAAATATTTTTTAAGTTGCAACTCCCGTTTTTATGAAGTATTTGGTTGTATGACTTGTAAACTTATGTACGGTGGTGGTCTAACACTTTtgaaacgtttttcttcgcatgtttATTCCTCACGTTGATTAATGCATGCGTATTGAAATTCGTCAcacaccactttccatcatgcatttcaatttcctcatgacaTATGTCAAATGCTTGCATGGATTTCAAGATGTCGGAGGAGATCTACATGGTATAAAcctacaatgtgcatttgcagtccaaagcaaattcctaaaatatgcacatcttcacggggagtctttctatatcttgcaatcaaattcctcaaacactgcactTACGCTTCTTATCATTATCCACATTGAAAAATTAACCTAtttttcatcaatcaccaaaaagggggagattttaggtacatctagtgccccttagtaattttggtgtactgaagacttataggttaagagactaatgtgtttatgagtgtacacatgctctataagtcgctcaggagtttgagttattcaaagaatatcgacccctaaaaatatatgtcttcgacagaagactttggtattttgtcgaacactttgaaagtgaggaaatttgtgtgtccgtgaagaaattgatgggaggacattgaagcgtgaagacttttttTCTCGTTGTTTCATTTCCTATATTTTGAGTCACataccaccgtactgttaaaggggtcgacGTAAAACTAAAGAAAAGTTTCcaggtgatgctcatctcaaagcctacacatacccaatccttcgagtgaagcctttggaaatcttttacagttcagtaaaataattcaataaaagagacgaagatcttctggtctctgaggaattttctctaactgaggagttaggtttttgcgagtgcgaattacctacaaatgaggaacatgagtgacatgaggactttcacatttGAAACATTCTGACCGTTGATGGGCTACGTGCcagctgtccccaaccttattcacataatggtcatattattttggcatttatgtcaaaccatgtcgggattgctcccaagctataaatagctgccctccataaccactagctggttggctgctccacgagaGAAACTGAGACTAgttatttgagagcaacccattcctcaaggactttgagagaaaatcattagtgagaaaaaaaatcaaaatcccaaaccaaaacccaaaaaccctgaagtgattgagcatcactaaagagattgttcctatgtggaatcgacgcttgttaccttggaggactgtgcatccttcagacggttaggcgtcgtggtctagagcatccaggagtcaattgtggatcatcgggtgaccgagtttgtgagggtttggaagtctaccctgaagacttaccacgagtgttgggagaggactgtgtgtccatagttcaaggagaatacggtaaggattgcgtgtcctttggtttaaatatcaaTCCGCTCCAAtcgagacgtacgactgtcacaagagttgaaactgggtcatcaaatcactgtctttaccgagtacctggttctatttcctcaacccttttatttcctcatttctgtgttgatgaaattgatcgttactgtttgaagaatttgagtgaggactttcacaatttcctcattgacgaattcataaaaatcgcctattcacccccgccctccctctagtcaatataacgcgtTTTCACTTCCCGTCCGCAACCAACAGTGTCGAGCCGTCTCAGGGTGGAGCGGCAGTGGCGGACCTAGAGGTTGAAGACAAAGGGCATATCACGGATTTCATTGTAATTTTCGTTTTTATTGAGGTGCTTCGTATTGTTTGATGTTTCTTTTAATGCGAGGGtcctttttgcaaaaaaaatacctCCGAGGCAAAGTCGATACCCCGACAACCGCAGGCCAGAGCGAGCCCAACTTCTTTGGAAGCCTAGTACTTGCTTCCCAGCCCACAAATGGGACGCAAGCGGGAACATTAAGTAGTGGTAGGGTTCCCCAAGAAAGGGATATCGGAGGCGACTCTTCTCGCCGATCCCCTTTCTCTCTTACTCCCGGACCTCCAATTCTTGTATCCAAAACCTTGTATTTGTATCATATACTCTCTCCGTTTTTTTTGTAAGGTGTATTATTTCTGGCATTGATGATCAAGGCACAAAATTATAAAAAAAATTGGTACAACATTATCCTTGACAAATTCGTTGGTTAGTGAATGAGTTAATGTAGGAAAGAAAGATATACAGGCAATCAAGACACATATAATCCTTCTGTTGTTACAAAAAGAGATACATGCAACCAGAAGAGTGATACAGTACTTTTCTTTTTCCTAGAGGGCTAAAAAGTAATTACTAGAAATAAGAAGAAATGCATATTGCATTGTGAAGTTTTATCAAAAATAAATTCATCTTATATAAAGTAACGGAGGAAGTATCTTAGTAGATCGATCGGGAGCGTAATAAAATATATCCGTAAATAAAGATACGAAGTTTTATAGAATTGACGAAAGCAAAGGTCAAAATCTCAAAAGACGTCTAATGTTTGCTTACAAAGGAGTATGTTGAAAGTTgctaaaaagaaaactaagtgctaAAAAAATCTCAGGTGATTAGAGGTTTAGCAGAAGCGAAAGAAAAGCAAAATCCCGTGTAAGTGTAACCGCGGGGAGGGATCCACCGCGCCTGCTCGACACGTCATCCTTCGGGTCCGATCCTTCCACGGCCCTTCCGGAAGCGTGCCGGCATATCGGTCCGGCGCGCGTTTCCCCGGCCGGACCGCGCGTCCGTCCTCCGTAGATGGCATCGCATCAACGGCGCGGCACGAGGTTGGCGGCGCGACGCGATTAGATCGACAACGATCGACGACCGCGCGCGATGGCCTCTTtcacgtcgccgtcgccgtcgcctcaTCCCCTCGACCGATCACCAGCGGGCCGCGCGTGCGCGCTTTAACTAGCCTGCGCGTACGTGTGGGGAGGGAGCGGTCGGTTTACCCTGGCATGCCCGCCGCCCGCCCGACGTCGACGCCCGAGCCTCCGTCCTCGCGGAGCCGGTTTTTTCAGGTAAAGTAGTTAATCGACATCCGCCATGCATGGCATGCACGCAACAGTTAACCGCGCGCTTTGGTGCGTGTGTGGCCCTCCGTTGCAACGTCTAACAACCGTCCATTTGTCGATCCGACCGGGGTCGATTGATGCACACACACACGTCCGGCCGAAACCAAGTGCATGCACACCAGCATTGGTGTTAGTGGTGCCGGCACGTTAATCAGCAGCTCAGCCCGTCGGCTTGTTTGTTAGTTGGATCTTGGATGTACTGCTAGCATGCATGCTAACTGTACTAATTGGGACTACAGTCTACACCAACAATTTGGAAAGAGGTATGAACTGATCAAAGACTTGGATGCTGGTCCGGTGTTTAAGGAGTGTGGTAGTGGTTTCGCACGGGTGCTCTTTTCACCGAAATCGTGTCTACACGTTTCCCACAAAGCACAGAATTAAACAAAACACAGTTCCATTCAGGTTAGAACCGAGGTCTGAACTCTGAAGAGATGCAAAGCGTGCGCCTTCTCCTTTTTCCCATTGAAACAGCGAGCGCTTTTCGGTTTGTGCGGTTCCTTCGGCGGACCCCTCATCGCCTGCGGTACTGCGGTGGTTGTGAAACACGATCTCACAGTAGAGCGGCAAGAAACATGACGACGATCGAGGGCCATACAAATATGCCGAAAGCTACAGACCGGCCATCAGGGATCAGGTCATCAGGAGAGGAGGACTCGAAAACGTCACATTGTTCACGCCCGCTAATCCCTTCGCCTCCAAGTCTTGCTCCGTGTACTGATCAGACTAGGTGTCCTGCAGAAGGGCTAGCTGCCTACAAAAATGAGTCAAATTTCACGGATGGATAACCATGCTGCCTCTGCTACCAACCAAATTGCTTGTTCGGCGTTTTGGTCGAGCTACCCGTGTGCATCGACGACTTCGCTTCTGGCCCACCCGAACTGTTCCTTGCGGTGAAATGATATTTGGAAAGCAGACGTATGAAATTGTGCAGGGGACACAAAGTTCACTTCTCTTTGCTGACGGAGCGGTGATTCGAGCAAAGTTCAGCCaacagaaaaacacaaaacagagacgcataatactccctctgtaaactaatacaatataaaaatgtttatatcactatcttaacaaaaatgCTAAAGATACGGACAGGCTCTAACAGACTTTTACGAAATGCTAACGCGGCCTAATCTAATTGCCCCTCCCCGATTTTCACTGGTGGGACCGTCCTCCTTAATCAAGTTCCAACCAATCACAACTAACGAGCTTGTAAATCTTCCGTAAAGAGCCCGTACGTCTAGCATTACCGCTATCTTAATGATGtaaacgtttttatattagttAAATCTTTCGTAGAGAGCCCGTACGTCTAGCATTACCGCTATCTTAATGATGtaaacgtttttatattagtttacggagggagtagaaactaATAAACGAACATATGACAAGAAACGAAGACATTACAATCACCATATCAATATTATACTATCAACAAATGAGCATAACAGAAGCCAACAACACCTCGACGGCCGGGTGGTGGCAAGCATAAGCAATACTTAGCGGTCGACAATGAACAGTGTGTGACAACAACCGGAGTCCGgagcatatacatatacatacacaTCTAAATATAcatgtgtaaagaaaatgaaatgaagaaCAATATAACTATAGCAGCGGGCACCAGCTGAGCTACGGTCGCTCTGTAGAAGCAAGCACCGGCAGAGCAGCTACAAGCTGGAcccctcttcctctctctctctccctatctcTAATCCTCCCTCCCTGCTGCCACCATGAGTGACGGCTAGGTTTTACTACAAGCACTAGTTAATTACACTGGTGTGAAGTGAAGCAAGTGTGAGCTAACTGAATATGAACAGAGTATGACCAACTACTACTGGTGTGAGCTAACTGCAGTGGGGGAATGGAAGGGAAGATTCCGGGGATCTCCTATGCCTAATAAGGCTCCCTCTGGCAACTTCCTCTTTCCATGTCCTCCTCTGTTTCTTGCCGTCCTCCGGGAAACGTGGAGGGCGGCAAGCTGGGCGGGGCTCGATCGGCTCAGGCCTGGGATTCGAGCTCCTTGCCGGTGATGAAGGTGCCGTGGAACCCGTATGGCACGCGGGACGGCAGCTGGATGGTCGCCTCCAGCCGCATGTCGGCGGCATTGACCACCAGCAGCTCCGACGTGCCGGCGGCCTCGTCGTGCACGAAGGTGAGAATGTACCCGTCGTCCTCGCCGCGGGACGTGGCCGGGTCCATGGGCACGAAGCAGGGCTCGCCGCCGAACCGGCCCTCGCCGTACTCGAATTTGGTGAGCTCGCCCGTGGCCAGGTCGACCTTGGCGAAGCCGGACACCTTGGGCCACGGTTCGGCCACGGCCAGGTAGGCGTACCGCGTCTTGCGGCCCAGCAGGTTGGAGTTCACCATGCCGACCTCCAGGTTCACCTGCTCTGACAGCGCCAGGATGGGGCGCCGCGTGGACTCGCCGGTGCGGGTGTTGAGGCGGATCTCCGTGAGCACGCTCTCGAGGCACTCGTCCGACTCGTTGAAGATGGAGTCGGCGGGGGTCATGCAGGAGCCGATCACCACCACCTCgtcggtctcctcctcctcccacgcgtTCCAGAGGTGGAAGCAGAAGCAGTCCGGCACGTCCACCCACACCATCTCCGACGCGTCGGCGGCGCACTTGGGCAGCACGCCGAAGCGGGACGTCTTCTCCTTGTCGAGCACCACGGGCGAGCCGCCGCGCAGCATCTCCTGCAGCTTGAACACCACCTGGTGGTCGGGCACGACCACGTAATTCTCGGTGATGGCGAAGTCGTGGATCATGGTGGGCTGGTCCAGCGGGATCTCGACGTCGGCCGACTTGGTGCCGTCGGCCGCGAAGTAGAAGTACTTCAGGTAAGGCTTCTTGATGACGTCGTAGCTGAGCGCGTGGAGCTCCCCGGTGGCGGGGTCGAGTTTGGGGTGCGCGATCATGGGGCACTCGAGCTGCCCGTCGAAGTCGTAGCGGCCGACGGTCTGGAGGTCGCCGTCGTCGGTGACGCGGACGTGGTACGGGATGTCGTCCTCGGACATGGCGAGGAGGTGGCCGTTGAAGTAGACCAGGCCGGCGTTGGCCACGCCGGTGCCGCGCGAGGGGTCGATGAGGCCGCAGGCCGCGCGCGCGTAGAACAGAGCAAGGCGCGCGATCCCAGAGTGGCCATGGAGCTCACCAATGGCCTTGGGGAACATCGGGCGCCCCAGCGCGCGCTCCTGCTGCAGGCGCTCCGTCTCGGTGAACCGGGAGGCGTAGGTCTCGGCGACGCCGTTGCGGATGCGCAGAGCGTGGACCATGCCGTCGCCGTCGAACAGGTGGTGCCCGGCGACGGGGTCGAAGTGCGGGTTGGCGCCGTTGCGGGCGTACACGCCGTTGATGAACGGGGGGATGCGGCCGGTCACGGGCAGCGCCTGCACAGGAGGTGTCTCCCCGACAGGCGCGAAGTTGCCGGCGATCTGCACCGCGGGGTCGACCGTCCTGGAGAGGCCGTGCGGGCGCTCGAGCACGTTGGCCACGAATCCTTCCTCGAACGCGTCGAGCGCCGTGGCCGCGGCGCGCTGGAAGAAGTTGAGCTTCTTCT
This region includes:
- the LOC123452108 gene encoding 9-cis-epoxycarotenoid dioxygenase NCED3, chloroplastic-like, whose amino-acid sequence is MQTLTASSSVSSIQRHRPHPAGRRSSSVTFSARAVSSAPRAPAPSRFVRGADAAPAKPLIAVPKPPAVERQEKKLNFFQRAAATALDAFEEGFVANVLERPHGLSRTVDPAVQIAGNFAPVGETPPVQALPVTGRIPPFINGVYARNGANPHFDPVAGHHLFDGDGMVHALRIRNGVAETYASRFTETERLQQERALGRPMFPKAIGELHGHSGIARLALFYARAACGLIDPSRGTGVANAGLVYFNGHLLAMSEDDIPYHVRVTDDGDLQTVGRYDFDGQLECPMIAHPKLDPATGELHALSYDVIKKPYLKYFYFAADGTKSADVEIPLDQPTMIHDFAITENYVVVPDHQVVFKLQEMLRGGSPVVLDKEKTSRFGVLPKCAADASEMVWVDVPDCFCFHLWNAWEEEETDEVVVIGSCMTPADSIFNESDECLESVLTEIRLNTRTGESTRRPILALSEQVNLEVGMVNSNLLGRKTRYAYLAVAEPWPKVSGFAKVDLATGELTKFEYGEGRFGGEPCFVPMDPATSRGEDDGYILTFVHDEAAGTSELLVVNAADMRLEATIQLPSRVPYGFHGTFITGKELESQA